From the Fibrobacter sp. genome, one window contains:
- the truA gene encoding tRNA pseudouridine(38-40) synthase TruA encodes MRYRFRCEYLGSAFYGWQVQNEAGKQKFVTVQSALEDALTIALRSPIHIVGSGRTDTGVHARGQCVHFDFDGELDLRKTERSVNGLTKRLIRIRDLQPCGDDFNARYDALYRYYQYTIFTRPVALMREYGWECGSLNLDLDLMEREAASFLGEHDFIDFCIPRNDGKSTLCTLTEFRLERVNDWTVIFHIKGNRFLHRQVRAMVGTLFDIGRRRYPAGTVQAIFEKNFKGERTWAPPQGLVLHDVKYKDY; translated from the coding sequence ATGCGTTATCGGTTCCGCTGTGAATACCTGGGCAGTGCCTTTTATGGCTGGCAGGTGCAGAACGAAGCCGGCAAGCAGAAATTCGTAACCGTTCAGTCCGCCCTGGAAGATGCGCTGACCATAGCGCTCCGCTCGCCCATACATATCGTAGGTTCTGGCCGTACCGATACGGGTGTCCATGCCCGAGGCCAGTGCGTCCATTTTGATTTTGATGGCGAGCTGGACTTGCGCAAGACGGAGCGTTCGGTGAATGGACTCACCAAGAGGCTTATCCGCATTCGCGATTTGCAACCGTGTGGCGACGATTTCAACGCCCGCTACGACGCCCTTTACCGCTATTATCAGTACACCATTTTTACCCGACCTGTGGCGCTCATGCGGGAATACGGTTGGGAATGCGGTTCCCTGAATCTGGACCTGGACTTGATGGAGCGGGAAGCGGCATCTTTCCTGGGCGAACACGACTTTATTGACTTTTGCATTCCCCGTAACGACGGCAAGTCCACGCTCTGCACGCTGACCGAGTTCCGCCTGGAGCGGGTGAACGACTGGACCGTGATTTTCCACATCAAGGGGAACCGGTTCTTGCACCGTCAGGTCCGTGCCATGGTAGGCACGCTGTTCGACATCGGCCGCAGGCGCTACCCGGCGGGCACGGTTCAAGCCATCTTTGAGAAAAATTTTAAGGGCGAACGCACCTGGGCCCCGCCGCAGGGACTGGTGCTGCACGATGTGAAGTATAAGGATTATTAA
- a CDS encoding pyridoxine 5'-phosphate synthase: protein MTVKLGVNIDHIATIREARKIREPDPVTAALVAELAGCMGITAHLREDKRHIQDRDVRLLRGMVTTKLNLKISPTAEMLQFATNVQPDMVTLVQENHQEITIEGGLNVAAKVDELAKYVMTLKNNDIAVSLFIDPETDQVKAAKKVGADFVEFNTGKYATACELGSLQEVDREVSAIEDMTMLARKYGLRVLAGHGLNYRNVASIAAIEGIEEVNIGHSIVARSVFVGMEKAVKEMLDLLK, encoded by the coding sequence ATGACCGTAAAACTGGGTGTGAACATCGACCATATCGCCACCATCCGTGAAGCCCGCAAGATCAGGGAACCGGACCCCGTCACGGCGGCACTGGTCGCAGAACTCGCCGGCTGCATGGGCATTACCGCCCACCTGCGCGAAGACAAGCGCCACATCCAGGACCGCGACGTTCGCTTGTTGCGCGGCATGGTCACCACCAAGCTGAACCTGAAAATCTCCCCCACGGCCGAAATGTTGCAGTTTGCCACCAACGTGCAGCCCGACATGGTGACCCTGGTCCAGGAGAATCACCAGGAAATCACCATCGAAGGTGGTTTGAACGTGGCCGCCAAGGTAGATGAACTTGCAAAGTACGTGATGACCCTGAAAAACAACGACATTGCCGTCAGCCTGTTCATCGACCCGGAAACGGACCAGGTGAAGGCGGCCAAGAAAGTCGGCGCCGACTTCGTGGAGTTCAACACCGGCAAGTACGCTACCGCCTGCGAACTGGGCAGCCTCCAGGAAGTGGACCGTGAAGTTTCGGCCATCGAGGACATGACCATGCTGGCCCGCAAGTACGGGCTCCGGGTGTTGGCAGGTCACGGGCTGAACTACCGCAACGTGGCATCCATCGCCGCCATCGAAGGAATCGAAGAGGTGAACATCGGCCACAGCATCGTGGCCCGCAGCGTGTTCGTGGGCATGGAAAAAGCCGTCAAGGAAATGCTTGACTTGCTTAAGTAG